The region TGTATCCCACGGTCGGCGAGATCCTGGTAGCCAAGTGCTTTGTGATTGTGGTCTTGGGCGGCTTAGGCTCGGTTCCGGGCGCGATTGCCGGGGGGCTTCTACTGGGGTTGGCGGAATCCCTGGGCGCGGTGTACATATCCGTTCCGTACAAGGACGCGATAGGTTTCGTTCTGTTCCTGATGGTGTTGCTGTTCAGACCTGCGGGTTTGTTCGGCGAGGGGAGATCATGAAAGTCATCCTGGCACTGGTGGCCATAGCCTGTTTGGCGGCTGCTCCTTGGATCGTGACTGACCCCTTCTACGTTCACTTGATGATAATGGTTCTCATGTGGACAGTCCTGGGGGCGTCCTGGAATATTCTGGGAGGATTCGCCGGCCAGGTGTCTTTCGGCCACTCCGCGTTTCTTGGGGCCGGCGCCTATTCCACGATGATACTGTATCTTAACCTCGGGATATCCCCTTGGTACGGGATCATCCTGGGCGGGTTGGTGGCTGCTGTTATCGCTCTACCTATCGGCCTGATCTGTTTCCGGCTACGCGGCCCTTATTTTGCGCTCTCAACGCTGGCGGTGGCTGAGATCATCAGACTGGTAGCCCTCAACTGGGAGTCTTTGACCAATGGGCCGGTGGGGCTTTTGATTACCACCCTGCCGGCCGTGAGCGTCGGCGGGACAGCCATCGACTGGGAAAGCAAGACCCCGTTTTACTACATTGCAGCGGTGATTGCGGCCGGCGCGCTTGCCATTACTTGGCTGCTGAGCCGCAGCCGGTTGGGCGCATACCTGCTGGCTGTCCGGGACGATATTGACAGCGCCGAGGCTATCGGCATTAACACCGTGCAAGCCAGGGTGTCGGCTCTGGCTCTATCAGCCTTTTTAGCGGGGGTAGCCGGCGGCTTCTACGCGATGTATCTGCGCTATGTAGACCCCGACGCGGTATTCAGCATCGCGCTTTCGGTGGAAATGGTGTTTATAGCGGTGGTAGGAGGACTGACCACCGTAATCGGCCCCCTCATCGGTGCGATATTTCTGGTCTCACTGGGCGAGACCTTCCGGTCGCACTTCCTGGTAGGACACCTGGTGTTTTACGGGCTGTTCATGATGGTGGCTATCCGATACATGCCTGACGGGATTTGGGGCCGCCTGCGCCTGATGATTGGGAACCGGGGGGTAGGAAATGGCTGAGGCCATGCTCGAAGTGAAAGGTCTCACCAAGTCTTTCGGTGGCTTGGTCGCTGTGACCAATCTTTCATTCGAAGTGGAGAAAGGAGCTATCGTAGGCCTCATTGGTCCCAATGGAGCCGGAAAGACAACGGTTTTCAACCTAGTGGCGGGTTTCCTGCCACCCAGTGCGGGTCAGATACTTCTCGAAGGCGACAATCTGGTAGGTCTCAAGCCCTATGCAGTAACGCGAAGGGGTGTGGCTCGGACCTTCCAAACGGTCAAGCCATTCCGACAGCTAAGCGTTCTGGAAAACGTTACCTTGGCCGCGTTTCTGCATGCTCCACTGCGGCGACAAGCTGAAGCCCAGGCCGCGCGGATAATCGAGAAAGTCGGATTGAAGGGCAAGATCAAAATGTTGGCAAGCGATCTGACTCTGGGTGATCAAAAGAGACTGGAGATAGCCCGCGCTCTTGCCACCGGCCCCAGGTTGCTGCTTTTGGACGAGCCGATGGGAGGTCTCAATCCCACGGAGGTGGATCAGGCTGCCGGCTTGATCAACGAAATCTGCCTGGATGGCGTGACGATCGTCTGGGTGGAACACGTGCTCAGAGCCATAATGAACACCTGTCATCGGGTGGTGGTGATAAGTTACGGAGCGAAGATAGCGGACGGCACCCCTCAAGAAGTGGTGGAAAACCCGGACGTTATCACGGCGTACCTTGGTAAGCGAGCCAAACCACATGCTGCACGTTGAAAATCTCCAGGTGGCTTACGGAAAAGTCCAGGCGCTATGGGGCGTTTCCCTCGGTATTGAGGCGGGGCAAATTGTCGCCCTGGTGGGGGCCAACGGCGCGGGCAAGACCTCTCTTCTTAAGACAATTTCCGGACTTCTCAGGCCTGTAGGCGGGTCCATCACCTTCGAAGGCACTCCGCTGGAACAAGCTACTCCCACGCAGATCGTCCATCACGGGCTGATTCATGTACCGGAGGGACGCAAGCTTTTCCCGGAGATGACGGTCCTGGAGAATCTGCTGTTGGGCGCCTATTGTACGCCGGTCAATCAGAGGGGGGAAAGGCTGGAACAGGTCTTTGCGGTTTTCCCTGTTCTCAAGTCGCGCAAAAGCCAGATGGCAGCGACTCTCTCCGGCGGCGAGCAACAAATGGTCGCGATCGGAAGAGGCCTGATGTCGGCTCCCAAACTTCTTATGCTGGATGAACCTTCTCTGGGCCTGTCCCCTCTGCTGGTGGAAGACATGTTCAGAGTGGTTGAAGAAGTGAATCAGTTGGGCGTGACAGTGTTGTTGGTGGAACAGAACACCCAACACGCCCTATCTATAGCTCACAAGGGCTTTGTCATGGAGTCGGGTAGAATTGCATTATCCGGCTCGGGAGAGGAACTTCTGGCCGACCCGGCCGTGCGCAAGGCCTATTTGGGACTTTGAGACCCGCGCCGGAGGGCATCCGAACTGCGGACGATAACATAAAGGAGGACGAAAGATGGGGCTCCCCATTCTAAAGAACTACATCAACGGAGAGTGGCAGGCTTCCGAATCGCAGCATCTGGGGGACGTATGGTGTCCCGCCACAGGAGAGAAAATTGCTCAGGTCCCATTCTCCACGGCTGAAGAACTGGATCGGGCTGTACAGGCCGGGAAGGCTGCGTTTCCGGAATGGCGCAACACACCGCCTTTGACCCGGGCCAGGTACCTTTTCAGGCTGAAGGAGGCTTTTGAGGAGGCCTTCGATGACATAGCCAGGACTCTGGTCCGCGAGGAAGGAAAGACCATCGATGAATCACGTGGCGAAGTCAGGCGCATGATCGAAAATGTTGAGCACGCTACCGGCGTTACCACTATGATGACCGGGTACTGCCTTGAAGATATAGCCCAGGACATCGATTGCACCGCCGAGCGTCAGCCTCTGGGGGTGTTCGGTTGTATAGCGCCGTTCAATTTCCCCGCGATGGTTCCATGGTGGTTCCTTCCCTATGCAATGGTGACGGGCAACACGTATCTGGTCAAGCCTTCGGAACAGGTCCCAATGACTCAGACGAAGATCTTCGAGGCAATCGACGAGGTGGGACTGCCTCCGGGCGTTCTCAACATGGTGCACGGATCCAAGGAGGTTGTGAATGCAATGCTGCACCACCCGGATCTGGCCGGGATGTCGTTTGTAGGACAGACCAGCACGGCACGGTACATTTACCAGGAGTGCGGTAAGACCGGGAAACGTGTCCAGGCCTTGGGTGGAGCCAAGAACGCAGTGGTGGTGATGCCCGATGCAGACCTTCAGAAAGGGCTGCCTTCGCTGATTACTTCGTTCTACGGTTGCGCGGGAGAGCGATGCCTTTCCGGTTCCATCCTTGTGTCAGTGGGCGATGTGCACGATCGCTTGAGGGAATCGTTCCTGGAAGCCGCAAAAGCGATCCGAGTCGGCGACGGCCTTGATCCGGGCACGTCTATGGGGCCGGTAATCAGCCGGCCGCACAAGGAACGTGTTCTGGGTTACATCGAGAAAGGCATTGCCGAAGGAGCGAGACTGATTCTAGACGGCAGGAATGTGCAGGTCGAAGGATATCCCAACGGTTTTTTTATCGGCCCGACGATTTTCGACAACGTCACTCCGGACATGACTATTGCCAAGGAAGAGATCTTTGGCCCGGTGGTCGCAATAGTCAGCGTGAAAAACCTTGATGAAGCCATTGAACTCATCAATACTCGGGGCTTTGCCAACGCTGCCTGTTTGTACACGAACAGCGGAAAAGCCGTTCGCGAATTCAAGTACAGAATCAAACCCAGCATGATCGGGGTAAACATAGGAATTGCCGCACCGATGGCGTTCTTTCCGTTCGGGGGCGCGGGTGAGTCTCTGTTTGGAGACTTAAAAGGCCATGGCCGTGAGGTCTTCCAATTCTTCACGGACACAAAAGTGGTCATCTCTCGATGGTTCTAGGCCGATTCTCGAAAGTGATAGCCGTTTGAATACTGGGTGCCACTGCTGGCTTGTCCAGCAGTGTGATTCCATGCAGAACAGACTTCCGAGAATCACCATATTTTAAGATCGCTCATTTCCGTCATTCCGGCGTTCCCCAAGTTCACCCCGGTGAAAACCGGGGCCGGAATCCAGGAGGAGCTGGGTCCCGGCTTTCGCCAGGACGACGGAAGTCTGCCATTCCGACAGAACTTTGGAGAGATGCTATAGGAGAACCGGGATGCCATTAAGAAATTTCGGGGCTATTCTAGACTTTGCCGCTGAACTCGAACTTGCCGATCAGGACTTTTACAGAAAAGCCGCGTCAAACCCTGCCGGAGCTGAAAACAAGGCCCTCCTGGACGATCTTGGCGCGGAAAAAGCGAAAAACGAAAAGCTGATGCGTCGCACATGCAGGGAAAGTGTGTGCGAGATGATATTGGAACCTATCGTGGAGTTTACCAGGGCTCCCTTCCTGAGCGATCGTGAAGGTGCCGACACAATGAGTTGGGAGCAATTGCTGAAAACGGCTTTGCACCTCGAAAGCAAGGCCGAAGAGTTCTACACGGAGGCTGCCGAAAAGATTCGAGCCCTACCCGAAGTGGCTCGGGCTCTAACGCGGACAGGGACTCGTCGTGCCGCGGACAAGCGCCGCCTGGAAGAACTGCCGCATCCCTGAAAGACGGCTCAGGAAAACACTTCCGGATTCAGACAGTTGGGTGGCTTTTGGCTTGCTATGAGAACGGATATAAGGTTTTCGGCCGCGACCAGCCCCATCTTGGTCCTGGTTTCAATGGACCCGCTGGCGATATGGGGAAGGATTACCACGTTGTCCATTGTAGTCAGCTCTTTTTCTATGGCCGGTTCGAACTCGAAAACATCCAGCCCCGCGCCTGCTATCCGGCCCTGTTGAAGGGCCCGGACAAGGGCCTTCTCATCCACGACCTCACCTCGCGAAGTGTTGATCAGATAAGCGGAGCTTTTCATGGCGGCAAGTTCAGGACCGCTTATGAGGTGGTGAGTTTCCGGGAGCAGCGGCACGTGAACAGACACGAAATCCGACTGGGCCAGAAGAGTAGCCTTGTCTACGAACCTGGCGCGGACCTGCTGCTCCAACTCGGGAACGGCCCCTGCGGAGTCGTGATAAATGATGTCCATGTCGAAGCCGGCCGCCCTCTTGGCCAACGCGAAGCCTATGCGCCCGAATCCCATTATCCCCAAGGTTTTGTGGTGTACGTCGGTGCCTAGAAAAAGCAGCGGCGCCCACCCTTGGTACTTTCCAGCCCTGGCGTAGGCGTCGGCCGGGACCAACCTGCGAGCCACCGCCAAAAGCAGGGCCATCGCCAGGTCCGCGGTTGTGTCGGTCAGCACCCCTGGCGTGTTGGTGGCCGGTATTTTGCGCCTGGTGCATGCGGGGACGTCAATGTTGTTGTAGCCCACCGCATAGTTGGCCACTATTTTGAGTTGAGGGCCGGCAGCGTCCAACAGTTCGTCGTCAATGCGGTCCGTCAACAAGGGCAGGATGCCGTCTTTGCCGTTTACCCCTGCCAGCAGTTCCTCGCGGGTTAGGACCCGGTTATGGGGGTTGCACTCAACCTCGAAATTCTCGTCGAGAAGCTTCATAGCTCCTTCGGGCAAGCGCCTGGTCACGAAGATCCTGGGCCTCATTGCTGTCATCCTTTCCCTAAGCGTTCGCTTACCTACACCTGTGCCCAGGCCTGCTCCATGACCCGCTTCGCGTTGGCAATCACCAGAAACGGGTCTTGGCCTTCCATAGGCTTGACCTCGAAACTTACCAGGGGTCTTTTCTGCCCGTCCAAGAATCCAATTTCGACCAGCGTGCGCAGGAAATCCACCATCTCCGGAACGTCGTTGGCGCTGCCGGGCGTCCCAAAGATTGGATGGTAGTCCCCATAACAAGGTAGACCCTTTTTTAGCACGGCGTTTCCCAGATGGGCGGCCGCCAGGAACTCCTTGACGGGTCCAAGCGCTTGTCGAGGAGTTTCCCGCAAAAGTGGTATATGACCGAGGTCCACCAATAATCCGAAGTTATCATGATCCCGACAAACTGCCTCTGCCACCTCTCGTGCAAGTGGCGCTGGTCCCATCAGGCAGCACTTATCCACATCACAGTCAAAAACCTCGGCGACTATCTTCGGGCCCTTTTGGTCACGGGAGTAGGCGCATAGTTCCCCCAGAGACTTCACCAGGGCCTGGACAGCGTCAGCGCGCTTATCTGAGCCGGAGTCTTTGCCGGAAAGAACCACAAAACTCTGAGCACCCATGAAACGGGCTTCGTCCAGTAGCTCTTTCAGTTTGCTCACAGCGTGGTTGCGCAGACCCTCATCAAGAGAATTCAGATCCAACCCTTGGCTCAGGATGGCCGGCTGGGCCCCGAAGCCTATGTCCAGGTTGGCCAGCCGACATAATTCGCGGACCTTCCGGCGCTGTTCCTCATCCGCGATATGCGTGATCTCAATGGCCGAGAAGAAAGGGTCCTTCGCGATATGCTTGACGGTCTCTTCCCAAGGTCCCTGGCCCCCGGCCAACTCTGGAAAGGCCATGAAATGCACGATCCCCATTCTAAGGTACGAATGTTGACTCTTGTCCATAGGTGATACAACTCCCTGTTCAGGCCTCGATCGGCCGAAATACCAGTACAGCGGCCATAACCACGTAGACCATGGCGTCGGCAGCAGAAGAAGCAATATAGGCCGCGGTCAACGAATGCACTAAACCCAGTGAATAGGCTGCCACCGCGGTTCCCGTGAGATTTCCCATGCCGCCCACGATCACCACAGCGAAACACAGGATCAGGATCTCAAAGCCCATATAAGGGTTCAAAGTACTCAGCGGAGCGTACAGCACGCCTCCCAGAGCGGCCAAGGCGCTCCCGAGCACAAAGACTATGGCAAAATGCCTTTCGACCCTGATACCCAGGCTGCGTACCGCCTCCCGATCCTGTAGGCCGGCTACCACGATCTTGCCGACGAGGGTTTTCTTGAAGAATAGGGACAGGCCAAAGAAGATCAGCACGGACAGTCCGATGATGACCAGCCGGAACACCGGCATTGCAAGCGAGCCGAAGGTCCACAGCCGTCCTATGGGATCTATGATCGGCAGAGGGCTGGCTCCATAGATCCACTTGAGCGAGTCGGCTCCAATCAGCAGGATCGCGTAGGTTGCGATAATGGCATAGTCTATGGACTGGCCGTACAGCTTACGGATAACAAAGCGCTCTATGGCGTAACTCAACGGAATCGACACCGCCAGGGCGGCCAAAGCGCCGGCAATGAATCCTGCCCCCAATAACGTTGCCACCGTGTACACTGCGTAGGCGCCGACTGCGTAAATCAGTCCATGCGCGAAATTGACGATGCCCATGGCGCCGAAAGTCAAGGATAGGCCAATTGATATAATGTAAAGGATTCCACCGATGGTCAGGCCGAACAGAATTGATTGCACGAAATTGGTCATCGGCTCAACGGCTCCCTGTTTTGTTTGCCTTGCTCCCTAAACCTTGCGCACATAGCCCCAGATTCCTTTGCGGATCCAAAATACGAAAATCAAGAGTGCGAAGCCCAAGAACATCTCCCAGCGAATCAGATAAACCGCCAGGTAGTTGCTTATGGTCATGAAGGCCGTACCTCCCAGCACCGCGCCTATGAGGCTGCCCGCACCTCCCATCAGTGCCGCGAAAATCACTTCCACGTTGCGCGTGGGCGCGATGAGGCTGGTATTGCAGTAGGAGAGGTTGATGCTAGTGAGGGCCCCGGCCAAAGCTGCTATCGTTCCCGAGATTATGAAAGTTATGTACTTGTACAGATAGGTATTGTAACCCAGAAACTCGACTCGGACCTCGTTCTCCTTGATGGCCCTCAGGAGGTTTCCGTACGGTGAGCGCACCAGACGCAGGACCAGATAGACCACCAGCAACAGCGAACCCAGGCAGAAATAAAAACGAAAGGCGCTGTCCTTGAAGTTGATGAAACCGTAGCTACTGAAAAAAAGCGACAATCCGTCCTCGCCTCCTGTCCATTTGTGCCAGGGGCTCAATACCAGATAGGCCCCCACCTCATTCAAGGCCAAGTTCAGGAGAGCGAAGGCCGCCTGGGAAGTTTTTACCACCACGAGGCCCAGCAGCGCCGCAAGAAGCGCTCCCACCACCAGGCCGGCCAGAATGGACAAAAACGGGTCAGGATGAATATGATAGGCAAACATGCTGCACCCGTAGGCGCCTGCACCCAGGTACAGCATGTGGCCGAAGGAAAGCTGCCCCATGTGGCCGTACAACAGATCGAACGCGACCACGAAGATGCAAAAAATCATGAAGTCGGTGATCTTAGGCAATGAAGTGGCGTAACCGTAGACCAGGAAGATAGCTGCCACGAAGACCAGGGTCAGGGCCGGATATTTTTCCACCTTGCCGAACATGCAGTGCCCCAAAGACTAAAGTCCGTAAGCGTTTGCCGGGACGGCCCGACACCCCCTGAATCACGATGGGGGAGGCTTGGAGGGGGAGATGGTCTCTCCCTCCAAGCCTCACCGGGCGCACCCCGCAGAGGCGTGGAAGCCCGGTGAACCAATTCTAAAGTTCGTCCTCATAGGAGGATGGGTTTTCGATTGTCTTTCTGTCGGAGATTTCGTGCGACAAAGACCCCTCCTTCATTACATATAAGCGGTCTGCCAGGCGCCCTACTGTGGCAAGGTTCTGCTCCACCACCAGCATGGTGACCTTCGTTTTCATGCCAAGCAAAATGTCTATGATTTCCCCAATAATGATAGCTGCCAGGCCCTCGGTTGGTTCGTCGACGAGCAGAAGCTGTGGGTCCCCGATGAGCGCTCGGCCTATAAGGAGGATCTGCCGCTCCCCGCCTGAGAGACCCTTTGCCTTCGAATCCAGAAGGCTCTTCATTTTTGGGTGTATGGCTACTACCTTTGCGATGGCCTCATCCAGGCTCTGTCCTGTCGGATACGCTGCCAATTCGATGTTTTCCCGCACGGTCAACTCGCCGAAGACCCTTTTGTCCTGATAGACGTATCTTATGCCCATCAGAGCCACGTTTTCCAGAGGCAGACCATCTATCCTGTTTCCCCTGAATGTGATGGCTCCCCCGGCGGGCGGCATGAACCCCCCGATGCTTCTGAGCAATGTGGTCTTGCCGGCCCCGTTGCGGCCCACCACGCACACCAGCTCCCCTTCTTTCAAATGCAATGATATACCGTGCAGCACTTGGGCGGGCCCATAGCGGACGTCAAGGTTCTCGACATTTAGTAGCATCCCAGTTCTTCCTTGCCCCAATAACACTCTCGGACCTGGGGATCGCAAATGACCTGGGCAGGATCACCCTTGCAGATCATTCTGCCCTCGTTGATTACGCACAGGCTGTCCACCAGATCCATCAACTTGGAAATCTTGTGCTCTATGATAACGATGGTGAATTGACCCTTAATCTTGTTTATGACCCGGCTGATGTGCGCTATGTCCACCAGGCTGAGTCCGGCGAACGGCTCGTCCAGAAGAAGGACGCGCGGCTTCAGCGAAAGAGCAAGAGCTATCTCCAACTCCCGCTTCTCTCCGTAGGACATATCCGAGGTTTTGACCTCCGATTTGTCGGCAATCCCCAGCACATCCAGAGCGTGCAGGCACTCCTCCTCCAACCCGCGGTAGTGGAGGTTCTTGAAGAAAAAACGAAGCTTCGAACTGTAGTCCGGGCCATTGCGCACCCGGGCCAGCATCATGTTTTCCATCACCGTCATGGTGTCGAAAACCGATACAAGCTGAAATGTGCGGGCAATGCCCAAGATCACTCGTTCATGCGGACTAGTGCGGGTGATGTCTTTGCCACGGTAGAATACTCGGCCCTCCTGTGGCCGGTAATAGCCTGTAAGCAGATTGAAGAACGTCGACTTGCCGGCCCCGTTGGGGCCCATAATACCAGCGGTTTCGCCCTCGAACACCTCATACGTGACGTTGTTGACCGCTACCAAGCCGTCAAAATTCTTGATTACTCCTGCGGTGGACAAGATCGGTTGAGCCATGGTCGAGCACCATCATTGTTGTGGAGGAGAGGCGGCCAGTGCCGTCTCTCCATCGGCTGACAGGTTAGTAGCCTTCGCTCTTCAGGGAGGGCAGGTAGTCGTCTCCGGTGTAGGCGCCTATCACTTTGACCAGGTCCCATTTTCCCTTGCGCTCTTTGGGTCCTTTGCCGACCACCACAAAGGCGCCGTACTTGAAAACAGGCTGATGGTCCTCGCGCCACTTGCCAGGGCCCTTCATTGATGGAAACTCGGGACTCTTCATGATAGCTTCAGCCACCTTCTTGGGGTCGGTGGACTGGGCCAGTTCTATGCCTCTGATAAGTTCCCTGCATCCCACGTAGGTCATACCGGCATAAGGGTCCGGAGGCTCGCCGTAGACCTTTTCGTATTTTTCCACAAAGGCTTTGCCCTCCTTGACCACCTCTGCATCCTGAAAGCCCTCCAGGTTCCAGTACCAGGACATCAAAGAGTAAACGCCTTCCAGGGCCTCGGCGGGTACGCCGCTGCCGAATACATTGGTCATCCAGTTGAACCAAATTTTGGTTTTGTTCTTCAATCCCAACTCGTGAGCCTGCTTGAGCACCGCGATGGCGCCGGTGCCCCACTGGGCCATCATGCAGACGTCAGGTTTGGCATCCGCGATCTTCTGGATGTACGGGGTATAGTCCGCGGTCTGGACAGGGGCCTCGTCGTAGATGACTTCTACTTTGTGTTTCGCGAAGGCTGCTTTGGCTCCCTCGTATTGGTCACGGCCAAACGCGTAGGCCGGCGCCAGAAAGTA is a window of Desulfomonile tiedjei DNA encoding:
- a CDS encoding branched-chain amino acid ABC transporter permease, whose translation is MKVILALVAIACLAAAPWIVTDPFYVHLMIMVLMWTVLGASWNILGGFAGQVSFGHSAFLGAGAYSTMILYLNLGISPWYGIILGGLVAAVIALPIGLICFRLRGPYFALSTLAVAEIIRLVALNWESLTNGPVGLLITTLPAVSVGGTAIDWESKTPFYYIAAVIAAGALAITWLLSRSRLGAYLLAVRDDIDSAEAIGINTVQARVSALALSAFLAGVAGGFYAMYLRYVDPDAVFSIALSVEMVFIAVVGGLTTVIGPLIGAIFLVSLGETFRSHFLVGHLVFYGLFMMVAIRYMPDGIWGRLRLMIGNRGVGNG
- a CDS encoding ABC transporter ATP-binding protein, which gives rise to MLEVKGLTKSFGGLVAVTNLSFEVEKGAIVGLIGPNGAGKTTVFNLVAGFLPPSAGQILLEGDNLVGLKPYAVTRRGVARTFQTVKPFRQLSVLENVTLAAFLHAPLRRQAEAQAARIIEKVGLKGKIKMLASDLTLGDQKRLEIARALATGPRLLLLDEPMGGLNPTEVDQAAGLINEICLDGVTIVWVEHVLRAIMNTCHRVVVISYGAKIADGTPQEVVENPDVITAYLGKRAKPHAAR
- a CDS encoding ABC transporter ATP-binding protein codes for the protein MLHVENLQVAYGKVQALWGVSLGIEAGQIVALVGANGAGKTSLLKTISGLLRPVGGSITFEGTPLEQATPTQIVHHGLIHVPEGRKLFPEMTVLENLLLGAYCTPVNQRGERLEQVFAVFPVLKSRKSQMAATLSGGEQQMVAIGRGLMSAPKLLMLDEPSLGLSPLLVEDMFRVVEEVNQLGVTVLLVEQNTQHALSIAHKGFVMESGRIALSGSGEELLADPAVRKAYLGL
- a CDS encoding CoA-acylating methylmalonate-semialdehyde dehydrogenase, whose translation is MGLPILKNYINGEWQASESQHLGDVWCPATGEKIAQVPFSTAEELDRAVQAGKAAFPEWRNTPPLTRARYLFRLKEAFEEAFDDIARTLVREEGKTIDESRGEVRRMIENVEHATGVTTMMTGYCLEDIAQDIDCTAERQPLGVFGCIAPFNFPAMVPWWFLPYAMVTGNTYLVKPSEQVPMTQTKIFEAIDEVGLPPGVLNMVHGSKEVVNAMLHHPDLAGMSFVGQTSTARYIYQECGKTGKRVQALGGAKNAVVVMPDADLQKGLPSLITSFYGCAGERCLSGSILVSVGDVHDRLRESFLEAAKAIRVGDGLDPGTSMGPVISRPHKERVLGYIEKGIAEGARLILDGRNVQVEGYPNGFFIGPTIFDNVTPDMTIAKEEIFGPVVAIVSVKNLDEAIELINTRGFANAACLYTNSGKAVREFKYRIKPSMIGVNIGIAAPMAFFPFGGAGESLFGDLKGHGREVFQFFTDTKVVISRWF
- a CDS encoding D-glycerate dehydrogenase gives rise to the protein MRPRIFVTRRLPEGAMKLLDENFEVECNPHNRVLTREELLAGVNGKDGILPLLTDRIDDELLDAAGPQLKIVANYAVGYNNIDVPACTRRKIPATNTPGVLTDTTADLAMALLLAVARRLVPADAYARAGKYQGWAPLLFLGTDVHHKTLGIMGFGRIGFALAKRAAGFDMDIIYHDSAGAVPELEQQVRARFVDKATLLAQSDFVSVHVPLLPETHHLISGPELAAMKSSAYLINTSRGEVVDEKALVRALQQGRIAGAGLDVFEFEPAIEKELTTMDNVVILPHIASGSIETRTKMGLVAAENLISVLIASQKPPNCLNPEVFS
- a CDS encoding sugar phosphate isomerase/epimerase, which encodes MDKSQHSYLRMGIVHFMAFPELAGGQGPWEETVKHIAKDPFFSAIEITHIADEEQRRKVRELCRLANLDIGFGAQPAILSQGLDLNSLDEGLRNHAVSKLKELLDEARFMGAQSFVVLSGKDSGSDKRADAVQALVKSLGELCAYSRDQKGPKIVAEVFDCDVDKCCLMGPAPLAREVAEAVCRDHDNFGLLVDLGHIPLLRETPRQALGPVKEFLAAAHLGNAVLKKGLPCYGDYHPIFGTPGSANDVPEMVDFLRTLVEIGFLDGQKRPLVSFEVKPMEGQDPFLVIANAKRVMEQAWAQV
- a CDS encoding branched-chain amino acid ABC transporter permease, coding for MTNFVQSILFGLTIGGILYIISIGLSLTFGAMGIVNFAHGLIYAVGAYAVYTVATLLGAGFIAGALAALAVSIPLSYAIERFVIRKLYGQSIDYAIIATYAILLIGADSLKWIYGASPLPIIDPIGRLWTFGSLAMPVFRLVIIGLSVLIFFGLSLFFKKTLVGKIVVAGLQDREAVRSLGIRVERHFAIVFVLGSALAALGGVLYAPLSTLNPYMGFEILILCFAVVIVGGMGNLTGTAVAAYSLGLVHSLTAAYIASSAADAMVYVVMAAVLVFRPIEA
- a CDS encoding branched-chain amino acid ABC transporter permease; translation: MFGKVEKYPALTLVFVAAIFLVYGYATSLPKITDFMIFCIFVVAFDLLYGHMGQLSFGHMLYLGAGAYGCSMFAYHIHPDPFLSILAGLVVGALLAALLGLVVVKTSQAAFALLNLALNEVGAYLVLSPWHKWTGGEDGLSLFFSSYGFINFKDSAFRFYFCLGSLLLVVYLVLRLVRSPYGNLLRAIKENEVRVEFLGYNTYLYKYITFIISGTIAALAGALTSINLSYCNTSLIAPTRNVEVIFAALMGGAGSLIGAVLGGTAFMTISNYLAVYLIRWEMFLGFALLIFVFWIRKGIWGYVRKV
- a CDS encoding ATP-binding cassette domain-containing protein gives rise to the protein MLLNVENLDVRYGPAQVLHGISLHLKEGELVCVVGRNGAGKTTLLRSIGGFMPPAGGAITFRGNRIDGLPLENVALMGIRYVYQDKRVFGELTVRENIELAAYPTGQSLDEAIAKVVAIHPKMKSLLDSKAKGLSGGERQILLIGRALIGDPQLLLVDEPTEGLAAIIIGEIIDILLGMKTKVTMLVVEQNLATVGRLADRLYVMKEGSLSHEISDRKTIENPSSYEDEL
- a CDS encoding ABC transporter ATP-binding protein, encoding MAQPILSTAGVIKNFDGLVAVNNVTYEVFEGETAGIMGPNGAGKSTFFNLLTGYYRPQEGRVFYRGKDITRTSPHERVILGIARTFQLVSVFDTMTVMENMMLARVRNGPDYSSKLRFFFKNLHYRGLEEECLHALDVLGIADKSEVKTSDMSYGEKRELEIALALSLKPRVLLLDEPFAGLSLVDIAHISRVINKIKGQFTIVIIEHKISKLMDLVDSLCVINEGRMICKGDPAQVICDPQVRECYWGKEELGCY
- a CDS encoding ABC transporter substrate-binding protein, with protein sequence MEQRATILFVCLTLVTLALGIAGPGPAEAADKIKIGLMFGLTGPASPIGPVQMKGAEMAIKEINAAGGVKLGDKKIPVEAVIRDDETKGDVAVRRFKELRNEEKVAGLVGSTFAAISKALNNQVSSEPLLYISTCVAPMEMFAKKELAPTTFGIHGSAYAIGYSGAAYIATNLKPKKVYFLAPAYAFGRDQYEGAKAAFAKHKVEVIYDEAPVQTADYTPYIQKIADAKPDVCMMAQWGTGAIAVLKQAHELGLKNKTKIWFNWMTNVFGSGVPAEALEGVYSLMSWYWNLEGFQDAEVVKEGKAFVEKYEKVYGEPPDPYAGMTYVGCRELIRGIELAQSTDPKKVAEAIMKSPEFPSMKGPGKWREDHQPVFKYGAFVVVGKGPKERKGKWDLVKVIGAYTGDDYLPSLKSEGY